DNA sequence from the Thermococcus gammatolerans EJ3 genome:
ACCCCCGAGGCCAATGATCCAGTTGAAACCCCGGGAGTGCTGTCAAGGACCATGTACTACGTCCAGAGGTACTACAGAGGCGAGGAGAGCTGGATGAGCGGGGCGAAGGTAATCGATAGCATAAAAGTTCTCAGCTATGAAAGCGAGAGCCCCCTCTTCAGCCGTGGGATACCGCTCCTTCCGTTGCTGGGTGAAAGCGTGCCCTCATCGTTGGCGCAGCCTCTGATGTCGGCCACAGTGGGGATAACCTCCAACAAACAGGAGTTCTCAACTGTGGCAGTGGCGATCTCTCCTGCCTCCAAGGACGTTGAATACAGGGTTACACGTTACGAAAGTCCCGCAGTTTTCTGGTATAAGGGACAGTACTACCGGATATCGACGATGTTCCTCGACGTCTATGTCCCAGAAGAGAAAGGAGGAGCGCCCGGATGCCTTAAGCCGGGTTCAGAGTTAGTATGTCCCACAAAAGAAAATGGATGAGTGGCCGTTCATTTGCTCATTCTTTTTTCTTCAGCTTAACGACCTGCTTCGCGAACTCCTCGAGAACCTCTTTCCTCATGCCCTCGAAGAACTTAATTGACCCCGCGTAGCTGTGGCCACCGCCTTCGATTCCTGCCGCGGGCAGTTTCTCCTGGAGCTTTGGAATTATGGCGTTGAGGTCGAAGTTATAAGCCGCCATTCCGTCGCTCGCTCTAACCACGGCGAAGTCCGGCCCGTAGGCGAGCGTTAGGATTGGAGAATCCTCGCCGTACTTCTCCTTGAAGTGGTCGTGGATTAAACCGCTCAGCTTGCCCGGTGAAGGATAGCTGAACTTCGGCGCGAAGAGCTCGACGTCGATGGTGTTGAACCTTATGCCGTTTGGCAGGACGACGCTCTTGACGTGGGGCAGGGAGGCCCTTAAAGCTTTCTCCTGCTTCTCCTTGACCTCTGGATAAATCGCGTTTATCAGCTCGCGGTGCCTCTGCAGGTTGCCGGTGAGGAGGAGAATCTCGTCTATTATCCCGTGCCCGTCCATGAACTTCCAGTAGAATGCCTCGTGGTCTATGACCTCGGCAATCTTCTTCAGGTCTTCTTCGGTGAGGCCCTTAGCCTTCTTGGCAATCTCGAGGTACTGGTAGAACTCTGGAGCCTTGCTCCTGTCGCCGGTTCCAGCTATCGCCGGCAGGTGCTTTATCTTGTCCTCGACATCGGGGTTGACGAAGCGGGCCACTTCAGTTGCCAGCATTCCGGCGGTGAGCTCGTAGTAACCGCGCTTGACGTGGTGAGGATTGACGTGAACATCGACGTACTCATCGACCTTAGCTTTGTCCTCGCTCACCCATTCGCGCGGGTCGTGGTGGTCTATGACCACTATTGGAACCCCGTAGGCCTTTATCCTCTTGTAGGCCGGAATGTCCTCGCTCGTTCCGCCGTTGTCAACTATGACGACGAGGGGGAGCGGGTCGCCGAACTTCTCGTGGTCCTCGACCATGAAGATTATATCCTTGAGAACGTCCTCCAGCTCGTAGAACGGTGCCCTGCTCGGTCTGCGCTTGAAGAGCTTCCACCTCGCCTGCGGGTCTGGGGATATCTTTTCAATCAGCGGGACTATCGCGTATTCAAGGGCAAGGCCTGAGGTGTATCCGTCGGTATCCGAATGGTGCCTCAGGAGAATCGGCCTGCCCTCGAAGATGGCCCTGCGTATCATGAAGGCGGCCTTCATAATCTTAGGCTTGAGCTTCTCTAAGACCTCGCTCTGGACGAGGAAGCCAACGTCCTTCGGCTGGGCGCGCTTGTCGAGCTCGGCCTCT
Encoded proteins:
- a CDS encoding DHH family phosphoesterase; translation: MVVKECPECHGTGKVKVGEKECPVCEGWGYVPADFKIGDKLKGYRNLDYFGVEDEVDEIPCPECHGKGTVPVYDTCPTCGGTGKVLACDICGKIRGPWEPGMETTWVCPDCLRKYKVVYILDKTCDYEDVEIGNVYKGTIDRVERFGVFVKLNPHVVGLIKRKDLLGGREYKPGEEILVQVLDVRPDKREIDLIESALKNYKTVTVRKELPVTPIAELSKDMAGKTVRIQGRVTQIQVTGGPTVFTITDGTGITWAAAFEAPGVRAYPNINVGDIVEVIGKIAFHSGEIQIEVSDMARLWGPDAARVKQQIEAELDKRAQPKDVGFLVQSEVLEKLKPKIMKAAFMIRRAIFEGRPILLRHHSDTDGYTSGLALEYAIVPLIEKISPDPQARWKLFKRRPSRAPFYELEDVLKDIIFMVEDHEKFGDPLPLVVIVDNGGTSEDIPAYKRIKAYGVPIVVIDHHDPREWVSEDKAKVDEYVDVHVNPHHVKRGYYELTAGMLATEVARFVNPDVEDKIKHLPAIAGTGDRSKAPEFYQYLEIAKKAKGLTEEDLKKIAEVIDHEAFYWKFMDGHGIIDEILLLTGNLQRHRELINAIYPEVKEKQEKALRASLPHVKSVVLPNGIRFNTIDVELFAPKFSYPSPGKLSGLIHDHFKEKYGEDSPILTLAYGPDFAVVRASDGMAAYNFDLNAIIPKLQEKLPAAGIEGGGHSYAGSIKFFEGMRKEVLEEFAKQVVKLKKKE